From Plectropomus leopardus isolate mb chromosome 17, YSFRI_Pleo_2.0, whole genome shotgun sequence, a single genomic window includes:
- the sh2b1 gene encoding SH2B adapter protein 1 isoform X2 produces the protein MNGSLLTPPSPRAANSSPLPPSPSPSPSPPSPSLLPLSPRPPPLPPLVSPPPQAHPSSLSDTPTPSPSPCLSWTEFCELHARVAAGDFARHFRAFLLENPHYSPDSAAAFCRRFTDRFVRHFQSELEGALPPSCASGREDMASWAPQSDATSLEEEAVSPLSVSGGAVLPCPPINTTRALSKPAPARLVLENRSGDRFQDSYAHSQVLPPSSSSSCCSSVGGNNGRREERGAMIVPGNGEAPVEEEEDSWLGVASVGEDVEPEEQEAESAEVDSADPSYTPQIPPSSSSVTPPPDSKGNSTPNSSKNKLKKRFSLRSVGRSVRGSVRGILHWRSSSSDSAQSQLPSSYSYTMGVQDATLVSTSKRNSGTQPPTPTSSMPVSLSMPLSLPHSSSSSLPPSSSSSATSLSLSEAARDRRRSNGEGGEKEKWSHRLEKLRLSRSPPPVLTPTTTGPHSASSTLPPSSAAAAAMGPPRKVGRLVREGGVTVSSSSDELSGSHGFSGFSFGLLHHGTDNNNAASASSAAAQAGQVQPLASGGNVPWRGGRWHKCRLVLRERDREGGERGEEYYLEFFIPPKSSKPRLTVPCCSIVDVRSTTALEVPDKENTFLLQLEGSAQYVIETRDAVQMRAWLSDIRNGICLSEQEDTEGVCVGPLDISGTPEIVDRLSQVCYGGIGGSSPLMDPLPPELPPRAPLDEPDSRILGGGGASLGTPFAETPDATGSFLFSEVTTAEAVEHPLSECQWFHGTLSRLKAAQLVLAGGPASHGVFLVRQSETRRGEYVLTFNFQGKAKHLRLSLNEDGQCRVQHLWFQSIFDMLEHFRVHPIPLESGGASDVTLISFVGATAVRQPDLTSRPRSPPQPPPLPPGRPPPPTPPQERGNEMEAGGGGAAGGAGAGAGAGGGAAGASVVTMATTGGGGGGGGGGGGSGGSGGGSGGGVEDWEERDRDTPLRQLEAVEGEERDGARAPRAIDNQYSFF, from the exons ATGAACGGCTCTCTTTTAACCCCGCCCAGCCCGCGGGCAGCAAACTCCTCTCCTTTACCTCCCTCACCCTCTCCGTCTCCTtcccctccatctccctctTTGCTGCCGCTCTCCCCCCGGCCACCCCCTCTGCCCCCTCTGGTGAGCCCTCCCCCCCAGGCTCACCCATCTTCCCTGTCAGACACCCCCACACCGTCCCCATCGCCTTGCCTGAGCTGGACCGAATTCTGTGAGCTCCATGCCCGCGTTGCAGCCGGTGACTTTGCACGCCACTTTCGGGCTTTTCTCCTGGAAAACCCCCACTACTCCCCAGATTCAGCGGCTGCCTTCTGCCGGCGCTTCACTGACCGTTTCGTTCGTCACTTCCAGAGTGAGTTGGAGGGGGCGCTCCCGCCGAGCTGTGCTTCTGGGAGGGAGGACATGGCGAGCTGGGCTCCCCAGTCAGACGCGACTTCCCTGGAAGAGGAAGCAGTCTCACCCCTGTCAGTGTCTGGGGGAGCTGTCCTCCCATGTCCCCCGATTAACACTACACGGGCCTTATCCAAGCCTGCGCCGGCACGGCTGGTGTTGGAGAACCGCAGTGGGGACAGGTTTCAGGATTCTTACGCCCACAGCCAAGTCCTGCCTCCATCCTCATCGTCGTCATGCTGCTCCTCAGTCGGAGGAAACAATGGGAGACGTGAGGAGAGGGGGGCCATGATTGTCCCTGGGAATGGGGAAGCACCGgttgaggaagaggaggacagcTGGTTAGGGGTAGCGTCTGTGGGGGAAGACGTTGAGCCAGAGGAGCAGGAAGCAGAGTCTGCAGAGGTGGACAGTGCCGACCCCTCCTACACTCCTCAGATTccaccctcctcttcctcggTCACTCCTCCGCCCGACTCCAAAGGTAACAGTACGCCCAACTcctccaaaaacaaactcaagaAGCGCTTCTCTCTGCGGAGTGTGGGTCGTAGTGTGCGGGGGAGTGTCAGGGGCATCCTGCACTGGCGAAGCTCCTCCAGTGACTCGGCCCAGAGCCAGCTGCCCTCTAGCTACAGCTACACTATGGGTGTGCAGGACGCCACCTTGGTTTCAACCTCAAAGAGGAACTCTGGTACACAGCCTCCCACACCCACCTCCTCCATGCCTGTATCCCTGTCCATGCCCCTCTCCCTtccccactcctcctcctcctcactgcccCCCTCATCTTCAAGCAGCGCCACCTCGCTGTCTCTTTCGGAGGCCGCTCGGGATCGCCGGCGGAGCAATGGTGAAGGAGGTGAGAAGGAGAAGTGGAGCCATCGTCTGGAAAAACTCAGACTGTCACGAtcccctcctcctgtcctcaCCCCGACCACCACCGGCCCTCACTCCGCCTCCTCCACGCTGCCTCCAAGCAGCGCTGCCGCAGCAGCCATGGGACCTCCAAGGAAGGTGGGCCGGCTGGTGCGGGAGGGCGGGGTGACTGTTAGCTCATCCAGTGATGAGTTGAGCGGAAGCCACGGCTTTTCCGGCTTCTCGTTCGGTCTACTACATCACGGTACAGACAACAACAACGCCGCCTCAGCGTCATCTGCTGCGGCTCAGGCAGGTCAGGTGCAGCCTCTGGCCAGCGGAGGGAACGTGCCATGGAGAGGAGGACGCTGGCACAAGTGTCGCCTGGTCctcagagagagggacagagaaggTGGTGAGCGAGGAGAGGAGTACTACTTGGAATTCTTCATTCCACCTAAA TCATCGAAGCCCCGGCTCACAGTCCCTTGTTGCTCAATCGTGGATGTGAGAAGCACCACAGCGCTGGAGGTACCTGACAAGGAGAACACCTTTCTGCTGCAG CTGGAAGGGTCGGCGCAGTACGTGATCGAGACTCGTGATGCCGTACAGATGAGGGCCTGGCTGAGTGACATCAGGAATGGCATCTGTCTTAG TGAACAGGAAGATactgaaggtgtgtgtgttggcccGTTGGATATCAGTGGGACGCCCGAGATAGTTGACCGTCTTTCACAAG TGTGTTATGGAGGAATCGGAGGCTCCTCACCTCTAATGGATCCTCTCCCACCGGAGCTGCCCCCTCGAGCCCCTCTCGATGAACCAGACAGTCGGATCCTTGGCGGAGGCGGCGCTAGTCTGGGCACACCTTTTGCTGAGACGCCAGACGCCACAG GATCCTTCCTGTTCTCGGAGGTGACGACCGCAGAGGCTGTAGAGCACCCGCTCAGCGAGTGTCAGTGGTTCCACGGCACACTGTCCCGTCTCAAAGCTGCTCAGCTGGTGTTAGCTGGAGGCCCTGCGAGCCACGGTGTCTTCCTGGTTCGCCAGAGTGAGACACGGCGAGGAGAATATGTCCTCACCTTTAACTTCCAGGGCAAGGCCAAG CACCTCCGCCTGTCCCTGAATGAGGACGGTCAGTGCAGAGTGCAGCACCTTTGGTTCCAGTCCATCTTTGACATGTTGGAACACTTCCGGGTGCACCCGATCCCCCTGGAGTCCGGCGGCGCCTCAGACGTCACTCTCATCAGCTTTGTGGGCGCCACTGCTGTTCGCCAGCCAG ACTTGACCAGCAGACCCCGTAgccctcctcagcctcctccgCTGCCGCCGGGCCGGCCGCCGCCCCCGACTCCTCCCCaggagagaggaaatgagatggaggcaggaggaggaggagcagcaggaggagcaggagcaggagcaggagcaggaggaggagcagcaggagcatcTGTGGTGACAATGGCgacaacaggaggaggaggaggaggaggaggaggaggaggaggaagtggaggcaGCGGAGGTGGTAGTGGTGGAGGAGTGGAGGACTGGGAGGAGAGGGACAGGGACACTCCTCTCCGCCAACTAGAAGCTGtggagggagaagagagggaCGGAGCAAGGGCGCCCCGTGCCATCGACAACCAGTACTCCTTCTTCTGA
- the sh2b1 gene encoding SH2B adapter protein 1 isoform X1, producing the protein MNGSLLTPPSPRAANSSPLPPSPSPSPSPPSPSLLPLSPRPPPLPPLVSPPPQAHPSSLSDTPTPSPSPCLSWTEFCELHARVAAGDFARHFRAFLLENPHYSPDSAAAFCRRFTDRFVRHFQSELEGALPPSCASGREDMASWAPQSDATSLEEEAVSPLSVSGGAVLPCPPINTTRALSKPAPARLVLENRSGDRFQDSYAHSQVLPPSSSSSCCSSVGGNNGRREERGAMIVPGNGEAPVEEEEDSWLGVASVGEDVEPEEQEAESAEVDSADPSYTPQIPPSSSSVTPPPDSKGNSTPNSSKNKLKKRFSLRSVGRSVRGSVRGILHWRSSSSDSAQSQLPSSYSYTMGVQDATLVSTSKRNSGTQPPTPTSSMPVSLSMPLSLPHSSSSSLPPSSSSSATSLSLSEAARDRRRSNGEGGEKEKWSHRLEKLRLSRSPPPVLTPTTTGPHSASSTLPPSSAAAAAMGPPRKVGRLVREGGVTVSSSSDELSGSHGFSGFSFGLLHHGTDNNNAASASSAAAQAGQVQPLASGGNVPWRGGRWHKCRLVLRERDREGGERGEEYYLEFFIPPKSSKPRLTVPCCSIVDVRSTTALEVPDKENTFLLQLEGSAQYVIETRDAVQMRAWLSDIRNGICLSEQEDTEGVCVGPLDISGTPEIVDRLSQVCYGGIGGSSPLMDPLPPELPPRAPLDEPDSRILGGGGASLGTPFAETPDATGSFLFSEVTTAEAVEHPLSECQWFHGTLSRLKAAQLVLAGGPASHGVFLVRQSETRRGEYVLTFNFQGKAKHLRLSLNEDGQCRVQHLWFQSIFDMLEHFRVHPIPLESGGASDVTLISFVGATAVRQPGRDRAGSRPTVCDAITTRHPDSPSTPISDCVLDQQTP; encoded by the exons ATGAACGGCTCTCTTTTAACCCCGCCCAGCCCGCGGGCAGCAAACTCCTCTCCTTTACCTCCCTCACCCTCTCCGTCTCCTtcccctccatctccctctTTGCTGCCGCTCTCCCCCCGGCCACCCCCTCTGCCCCCTCTGGTGAGCCCTCCCCCCCAGGCTCACCCATCTTCCCTGTCAGACACCCCCACACCGTCCCCATCGCCTTGCCTGAGCTGGACCGAATTCTGTGAGCTCCATGCCCGCGTTGCAGCCGGTGACTTTGCACGCCACTTTCGGGCTTTTCTCCTGGAAAACCCCCACTACTCCCCAGATTCAGCGGCTGCCTTCTGCCGGCGCTTCACTGACCGTTTCGTTCGTCACTTCCAGAGTGAGTTGGAGGGGGCGCTCCCGCCGAGCTGTGCTTCTGGGAGGGAGGACATGGCGAGCTGGGCTCCCCAGTCAGACGCGACTTCCCTGGAAGAGGAAGCAGTCTCACCCCTGTCAGTGTCTGGGGGAGCTGTCCTCCCATGTCCCCCGATTAACACTACACGGGCCTTATCCAAGCCTGCGCCGGCACGGCTGGTGTTGGAGAACCGCAGTGGGGACAGGTTTCAGGATTCTTACGCCCACAGCCAAGTCCTGCCTCCATCCTCATCGTCGTCATGCTGCTCCTCAGTCGGAGGAAACAATGGGAGACGTGAGGAGAGGGGGGCCATGATTGTCCCTGGGAATGGGGAAGCACCGgttgaggaagaggaggacagcTGGTTAGGGGTAGCGTCTGTGGGGGAAGACGTTGAGCCAGAGGAGCAGGAAGCAGAGTCTGCAGAGGTGGACAGTGCCGACCCCTCCTACACTCCTCAGATTccaccctcctcttcctcggTCACTCCTCCGCCCGACTCCAAAGGTAACAGTACGCCCAACTcctccaaaaacaaactcaagaAGCGCTTCTCTCTGCGGAGTGTGGGTCGTAGTGTGCGGGGGAGTGTCAGGGGCATCCTGCACTGGCGAAGCTCCTCCAGTGACTCGGCCCAGAGCCAGCTGCCCTCTAGCTACAGCTACACTATGGGTGTGCAGGACGCCACCTTGGTTTCAACCTCAAAGAGGAACTCTGGTACACAGCCTCCCACACCCACCTCCTCCATGCCTGTATCCCTGTCCATGCCCCTCTCCCTtccccactcctcctcctcctcactgcccCCCTCATCTTCAAGCAGCGCCACCTCGCTGTCTCTTTCGGAGGCCGCTCGGGATCGCCGGCGGAGCAATGGTGAAGGAGGTGAGAAGGAGAAGTGGAGCCATCGTCTGGAAAAACTCAGACTGTCACGAtcccctcctcctgtcctcaCCCCGACCACCACCGGCCCTCACTCCGCCTCCTCCACGCTGCCTCCAAGCAGCGCTGCCGCAGCAGCCATGGGACCTCCAAGGAAGGTGGGCCGGCTGGTGCGGGAGGGCGGGGTGACTGTTAGCTCATCCAGTGATGAGTTGAGCGGAAGCCACGGCTTTTCCGGCTTCTCGTTCGGTCTACTACATCACGGTACAGACAACAACAACGCCGCCTCAGCGTCATCTGCTGCGGCTCAGGCAGGTCAGGTGCAGCCTCTGGCCAGCGGAGGGAACGTGCCATGGAGAGGAGGACGCTGGCACAAGTGTCGCCTGGTCctcagagagagggacagagaaggTGGTGAGCGAGGAGAGGAGTACTACTTGGAATTCTTCATTCCACCTAAA TCATCGAAGCCCCGGCTCACAGTCCCTTGTTGCTCAATCGTGGATGTGAGAAGCACCACAGCGCTGGAGGTACCTGACAAGGAGAACACCTTTCTGCTGCAG CTGGAAGGGTCGGCGCAGTACGTGATCGAGACTCGTGATGCCGTACAGATGAGGGCCTGGCTGAGTGACATCAGGAATGGCATCTGTCTTAG TGAACAGGAAGATactgaaggtgtgtgtgttggcccGTTGGATATCAGTGGGACGCCCGAGATAGTTGACCGTCTTTCACAAG TGTGTTATGGAGGAATCGGAGGCTCCTCACCTCTAATGGATCCTCTCCCACCGGAGCTGCCCCCTCGAGCCCCTCTCGATGAACCAGACAGTCGGATCCTTGGCGGAGGCGGCGCTAGTCTGGGCACACCTTTTGCTGAGACGCCAGACGCCACAG GATCCTTCCTGTTCTCGGAGGTGACGACCGCAGAGGCTGTAGAGCACCCGCTCAGCGAGTGTCAGTGGTTCCACGGCACACTGTCCCGTCTCAAAGCTGCTCAGCTGGTGTTAGCTGGAGGCCCTGCGAGCCACGGTGTCTTCCTGGTTCGCCAGAGTGAGACACGGCGAGGAGAATATGTCCTCACCTTTAACTTCCAGGGCAAGGCCAAG CACCTCCGCCTGTCCCTGAATGAGGACGGTCAGTGCAGAGTGCAGCACCTTTGGTTCCAGTCCATCTTTGACATGTTGGAACACTTCCGGGTGCACCCGATCCCCCTGGAGTCCGGCGGCGCCTCAGACGTCACTCTCATCAGCTTTGTGGGCGCCACTGCTGTTCGCCAGCCAG GCCGGGACAGGGCAGGCAGTCGGCCTACAGTCTGTGATGCCATCACCACGCGCCATCCTGACTCTCCATCAACCCCCATCTCTGACTGTGT ACTTGACCAGCAGACCCCGTAg